The Streptomyces bacillaris sequence CGCCGAGCAGCACCGCGTCTTCCAGCGCCATACGGGACGCCGCATCGTCCTCGCGACGAACGTGGCCGAGACCTCGCTGACCGTCCCCGGCATCAAGTACGTGATCGACCCGGGCAACGCCCGTATCTCCCGCTACAGCCACCGCACCAAGGTCCAGCGGCTGCCGATCGAGCGGATCTCCCAGGCCAGCGCCAACCAGCGCAAGGGCCGCTGCGGCCGTACGTCGGACGGGATCTGCATCCGGCTCTACTCGGAGGACGACTTCGTCACCCGGCCGGAGTTCACCGATCCGGAGATCCTGCGGACCAACCTGGCCTCCGTCATCCTCCAGATGACCGCCGCCGGGCTCGGGGACATCGAGAAGTTCCCCTTCATCGACCCGCCGGACCACCGCAACATCCGCGACGGCGTCCAGCTCCTCCAGGAGCTGGGGGCCCTCGACCCGGCGGAGAAGGATCCGAAGAAGCGGCTCACCCCGCTCGGCCGCAAGCTCTCCCAGCTGCCCGTCGACCCTCGGCTGGCCCGGATGGTCATCGAGGCCGACCGCAACGGCTGCGCCCGCGAGGTCATGGTCATCGCCGCCGCGCTCTCCATCCAGGACCCGCGCGAGCGGCCCGCCGAGAAGCAGACGCAGGCCGACCAGCAGCACGCCCGGTTCAAGGACGAGACCTCCGACTTCCTCGCCTTCCTCAATCTCTGGCGCTATGTCCGGGAGCAGCAGAAGGAGCGCGGCTCGTCCTCGTTCCGCCGGATGTGCAAGCAGGAGTATCTGAACTTCCTGCGCATCCGCGAATGGCAGGACATCTACGCGCAGCTGCGGACGGTCGCCAAGCAGATGGGGATCACCGTCGAGGAGCCCAAGGGCGACGAGTCGATCCCCGAGCAGGCGATCCACACCTCGCTGCTCTCCGGGCTGCTGTCGCACATCGGGCTGAAGGACACCGAGAAGAACGAGTACCTGGGCGCGCGCAGCGCCAAGTTCGCGATCTTCCCCGGGTCGGCGCTCTTCAAGAAGCAGCCCCGGTTCGTGATGTCGGCCGAGCTGGTGGAGACCTCCCGGCTCTGGGCGCGGGTCAACGCCAAGGTCGAGCCCGAGTGGATCGAGCCGCTGGCCCAGCACCTGGTGAAGCGCACCTACAGCGAGCCGCACTGGGAGAAGGACCAGGCGGCGGTGATGGCGTACGAGCGGGTCACCCTCTACGGGGTGCCGATCATCGCCCAGCGCAAGGTCAATTTCGGCCGGATCGACCAGGAGGCCTCGCGGGATCTGTTCATCCGCAACGCCCTGGTCGAGGGCGACTGGCGCACCCACCACCAGTTCTTCCACGACAACCGCAAACTGCTGGGCGAGGTCGAGGAGTTGGAGCACCGCGCCCGACGCCGCGACATCCTCGTGGACGACGAGACGCTCTTCGACTTCTACGACCAGCGCATTCCGGAGCACATCGTCTCCGGGGCGCACTTCGACTCGTGGTGGAAGCACAAGAAGCGCGAGGAGCCGGACGCCCTCGACTTCGAGCGCTCCATGCTGATCAACGAGAAGGCCGGGGCCGTCACCAAGGACGACTACCCGGACTCCTGGCGGCAGGGGAAGCTCAAGTTCAAGGTGACCTACCAGTTCGAGCCGGGCGCGGACGCGGACGGTGTGACCGTCCACATCCCGCTCCAGGTGCTCAACCAGGTCACCGCCGAGGGCTTCGACTGGCAGATCCCGGGGCTGCGCGAGGAGGTCGTCACCGAGCTGATCCGCTCGCTGCCGAAGCCGATCCGCCGCCACTACGTCCCCGCGCCGAACTACGCGGAGAAGTTCCTGGACCGGGCCGTCCCGCTCCAGGAGCCGCTGCCGGTCACCCTCGCCCGTGAGCTGCACCGGATGGTCGGGGTGCCGGTCACGGCGGACGACTTCGACCTCTCCCGGGTCCCGGACCACCTGAAGATCACGTTCCGGATCGTCGACGAGCGGCGCCGCAAGGTGGCCGAGGACAAGGACCTGGAGGCGCTCCGGCTGAAGCTGCGCCCCAAGGCCCGTCAGGCCCTCTCCAAGGCCGCCGCGGCGACCGCGGGGCCCTCGGGCGAGTCCGTCGAGCGCTCGGGCCTCACGGACTGGACGATCGGCACGCTGGACAAGGTCTTCGAGACGCGGCGGGCCGGGCAGCCGGTGAAGGCGTACCCGGCCCTGGTGGACCAGGGCGAGACAGTCGCCGTACGGCTCTTCGACACCGTGGCCGAGCAGCAGCAGGCGATGTGGCGCGGCACCCGGCGGCTGATCCTGCTGAACATCCCGGTGAACCCGGCGAAGTTCGCCTCCGACCGGCTCACCAACCAGCAGAAGCTGGCCCTCTCCCGCAATCCGCACGGCTCGGTCCAGGCCCTCTTCGAGGACTGCGCCACCGCCGCCGCCGACCGGCTGATCGCCGCGCACGGCGGCCCGGCGTGGGACGAGAAGGCGTTCCGGACGCTGTACGACAAGGTCCGCGCCGATCTCGTGGACCTGACCGTCCGCACGGTCGACCAGGTGCAGCAGGTGCTGGCCGCCTGGCAGGCCTGTGAGCGGCGGCTGAAGGCGACCACCAGCCCGACGCTGCTCGCCAACGTCACCGACGTCCGCGACCAGCTGGCCCGGCTCGTGCCGCCCGGCTTCGTCACGGCCACCGGTCTGCGCCGGCTGCCCGACCTGATGCGCTACCTGGTGGCGGCCGACCGGCGGCTCCAGCAGATGCCGACGGCCGTGCAGCGGGACACCACGCGGATGGAGAAGGTCCACGAGATGCAGGACGAGTACGCCTGGCTGCTCGAACAGCTCCCGCAGGGACGGCCGGTGGCGCAGGAGGTGCTGGACGTCCGCTGGATGATCGAGGAGCTGCGCGTCAGCTACTTCGCGCATGCGCTGGGCACCGCGTTCCCCGTCTCGGACAAGCGGATCGTGAAGGCGATCGACGCCCTGGCGCCCTGAGGAGGAGGGCCCCGCGGGGCCCGGGAGGCGGTGACGGAGTCACCACCAGGAGTGAAGTCGACCTGACCCTCCCACCTCCTGTACAGTCTGGTTTCGCAGCAAGCCGCAAGGCAAGCGGCGAAAACCTGGTCCTGTGGAGCAGTTTGGAGTGCTCGCCACCCTGTCAAGGTGGAGGCCGCGGGTTCAAATCCCGTCAGGACCGCAGCAGAAGAAAGCCCGGATCTCTTCGATCCGGGCTTTCTCGCGTCTTGACGCCCTCCGCCGGCGCCGGTACCCCGTAGGGACGAGGCTGTCCCTGTTCCCTCGGCGCTCTTCACGGCGGGGGACGGCCGGGCTCACCGGGAGGTGGCTCGCATGTCCGCGTCCACAGCACGACACGAGACCCGCGCACTGCTCCGCGCCCATCTGGCCGCCGCGTCCGGCTACGGCCACCTCACCCGCCACTGCCCGATCTGCCACCGGCTGCTGCGCCTCGCCATGGAGCAGGGGGAGAGCGGGGCGGCTCCGGAGTCCCCTCCGGACGCCCAGGCACCCCCGGAGCCTCCGGAGGGCTCGTACGGGCCCCGGGAGCGCGCCGGGCGGCCCGCCGTCCCCGTGGCCGCCGAGGGCACCGCCGTACCGACGGAGGGCGACGAGGGCCGGGACAGGGCCGAAAGGCCCTCCGGACGGTGACCATCGGCCGGGTGATTCCGCTTCCCGACAGTGGCACTCTCGGAGTTGGCAAGCATCATGCGGTGTGACGGGTGTCACCGAACGAGTTTTCAGACCGGGGGAGTTTACGCCTCCCCTACAAGTGGCGAATTTAATATGTGCAATTGCACCGGGGTGCCCGTTCGGCCGGACCGTTCCGTCCGGGGGTGTCCCACGGCGTCCGGGACGCTCACCCACACTCCCGCACAGACCCGCCCACAGAGCCACGAACGGCGGC is a genomic window containing:
- a CDS encoding DUF6274 family protein, coding for MSASTARHETRALLRAHLAAASGYGHLTRHCPICHRLLRLAMEQGESGAAPESPPDAQAPPEPPEGSYGPRERAGRPAVPVAAEGTAVPTEGDEGRDRAERPSGR
- the hrpA gene encoding ATP-dependent RNA helicase HrpA, which produces MSTSFADLQSQLGQLSLRDANRLGRRLEGARRIRKPEARQSVLDEIAAEAGKAADRLASRAARLPALSYPEELPVSQKKDEILEAIRDHQVVIVAGETGSGKTTQLPKICMELGRGVRGMIGHTQPRRIAARTVAERVADELKTPLGETVGWKVRFTDQVNPESTYLKLMTDGILLAEIQTDRELLAYDTIIIDEAHERSLNIDFLLGYLARLLPRRPDLKVVITSATIDPERFARHFGDAPIVEVSGRTYPVEVRYRPLLEEDSEDSDRDQITAICDAVDELSHEAPGDILVFLSGEREIRDTADALNKRNLRHTEVLPLYARLSHAEQHRVFQRHTGRRIVLATNVAETSLTVPGIKYVIDPGNARISRYSHRTKVQRLPIERISQASANQRKGRCGRTSDGICIRLYSEDDFVTRPEFTDPEILRTNLASVILQMTAAGLGDIEKFPFIDPPDHRNIRDGVQLLQELGALDPAEKDPKKRLTPLGRKLSQLPVDPRLARMVIEADRNGCAREVMVIAAALSIQDPRERPAEKQTQADQQHARFKDETSDFLAFLNLWRYVREQQKERGSSSFRRMCKQEYLNFLRIREWQDIYAQLRTVAKQMGITVEEPKGDESIPEQAIHTSLLSGLLSHIGLKDTEKNEYLGARSAKFAIFPGSALFKKQPRFVMSAELVETSRLWARVNAKVEPEWIEPLAQHLVKRTYSEPHWEKDQAAVMAYERVTLYGVPIIAQRKVNFGRIDQEASRDLFIRNALVEGDWRTHHQFFHDNRKLLGEVEELEHRARRRDILVDDETLFDFYDQRIPEHIVSGAHFDSWWKHKKREEPDALDFERSMLINEKAGAVTKDDYPDSWRQGKLKFKVTYQFEPGADADGVTVHIPLQVLNQVTAEGFDWQIPGLREEVVTELIRSLPKPIRRHYVPAPNYAEKFLDRAVPLQEPLPVTLARELHRMVGVPVTADDFDLSRVPDHLKITFRIVDERRRKVAEDKDLEALRLKLRPKARQALSKAAAATAGPSGESVERSGLTDWTIGTLDKVFETRRAGQPVKAYPALVDQGETVAVRLFDTVAEQQQAMWRGTRRLILLNIPVNPAKFASDRLTNQQKLALSRNPHGSVQALFEDCATAAADRLIAAHGGPAWDEKAFRTLYDKVRADLVDLTVRTVDQVQQVLAAWQACERRLKATTSPTLLANVTDVRDQLARLVPPGFVTATGLRRLPDLMRYLVAADRRLQQMPTAVQRDTTRMEKVHEMQDEYAWLLEQLPQGRPVAQEVLDVRWMIEELRVSYFAHALGTAFPVSDKRIVKAIDALAP